In a genomic window of Polycladomyces abyssicola:
- the dhaK gene encoding dihydroxyacetone kinase subunit DhaK, giving the protein MKKLINNPEQVVRDMIDGMVLAHPDKLKNLPGTNVMIRAHAPVQGKVALVSGGGSGHEPSHAGYVGVGMLDAAVAGEVFTSPTPDQILEAIKAVDTGNGVLLIIKNYSGDLMNFEMAAELAEAEGIQVAKVVVNDDVAVENSTYTTGRRGIAGTVFVHKIAGALAEKGASLEEVEQVANKVIQHVRSMGVAFTPCTVPAAGKPSFEIGETEMEIGIGIHGEPGTHRTAMASADEIADILLSRILDDMKLSPGDQVAVMINGLGGTPLMELYILNKKVSQILKNKDISVYNTYVGEYMTAIEMAGCSITLLKLDDQLIELLEAPADTIAWKN; this is encoded by the coding sequence TTGAAGAAATTGATTAACAACCCCGAACAAGTGGTACGGGACATGATTGATGGAATGGTGTTAGCCCATCCCGACAAACTAAAAAACCTGCCGGGAACAAATGTTATGATTCGTGCTCATGCTCCGGTTCAAGGCAAGGTTGCTTTAGTCAGCGGGGGTGGAAGCGGACATGAACCGTCTCATGCCGGATATGTTGGAGTAGGAATGCTTGATGCAGCTGTAGCAGGAGAAGTCTTTACCTCCCCCACACCGGATCAGATTCTTGAAGCAATCAAAGCCGTTGATACCGGAAATGGCGTGCTGTTAATCATTAAAAACTACTCAGGGGATTTAATGAATTTTGAGATGGCTGCTGAGCTGGCAGAGGCTGAAGGGATTCAAGTCGCCAAAGTCGTCGTCAATGATGATGTTGCCGTTGAGAATAGTACATATACAACGGGACGCAGGGGGATAGCGGGAACCGTTTTTGTTCACAAAATAGCGGGGGCCCTTGCTGAAAAAGGTGCTTCTTTAGAAGAAGTCGAACAGGTGGCGAACAAGGTGATTCAGCATGTTCGAAGCATGGGAGTAGCCTTCACTCCTTGTACCGTTCCCGCCGCTGGAAAACCCAGTTTTGAAATTGGAGAAACAGAAATGGAAATTGGAATCGGAATCCATGGGGAACCTGGTACTCACCGAACCGCCATGGCTTCAGCCGATGAGATCGCAGATATCCTCTTATCCCGTATACTGGACGATATGAAATTATCCCCTGGGGATCAAGTAGCGGTCATGATCAACGGTCTTGGAGGAACCCCGTTGATGGAACTATACATTTTGAATAAAAAGGTTTCCCAAATTTTAAAAAACAAGGATATTTCCGTTTACAATACTTATGTAGGTGAATATATGACAGCAATTGAGATGGCTGGATGTTCTATCACGCTCTTAAAACTGGATGATCAACTGATTGAGTTGCTTGAAGCACCTGCTGATACGATCGCTTGGAAGAATTAA